One stretch of Candidatus Baltobacteraceae bacterium DNA includes these proteins:
- the rplJ gene encoding 50S ribosomal protein L10, producing the protein MPTAKKDATIEELRKRIASAQNLFLTDFVGLTVEEITKLRGELRKDGTTYAVVKNTLFKRAAGDELAAKLDAFLAGPTAIVFGGPDPVAPAKALKAFSDATKPVTVKVAYIDGQIVDAKQVATLASLPSKTELLARLVGSLASPMRGLVTVLSGNQSGLVRVLNAIREKKSAAA; encoded by the coding sequence ATGCCGACCGCAAAAAAAGATGCGACAATCGAAGAGCTTCGTAAGCGAATCGCGAGTGCGCAGAATCTGTTTCTTACCGACTTTGTCGGGCTGACCGTCGAAGAGATCACAAAACTTCGCGGCGAGCTGCGTAAAGACGGTACGACGTATGCCGTCGTCAAGAACACACTCTTCAAGCGCGCCGCAGGCGATGAGCTTGCAGCAAAACTTGACGCATTTCTTGCGGGCCCGACGGCGATCGTTTTCGGCGGACCCGATCCGGTCGCGCCCGCGAAAGCACTCAAGGCATTTTCCGACGCGACCAAACCCGTCACGGTCAAGGTAGCGTACATTGACGGTCAAATTGTCGACGCGAAGCAAGTCGCAACGCTCGCATCGTTACCGTCGAAAACCGAGCTGCTTGCAAGGCTGGTCGGTTCTCTCGCGAGCCCAATGCGTGGCCTCGTTACCGTTCTCTCAGGCAATCAAAGCGGTCTCGTTCGTGTTCTCAACGCAATTCGCGAGAAAAAATCCGCAGCGGCCTAG
- a CDS encoding metalloregulator ArsR/SmtB family transcription factor — protein sequence MTSTQLDSTFAALADPTRRAILARLTRGQASVTELATPFKLSMPAITKHLKVLERAGLISRGRQAQWRPCRLEAKPMREAADWIEHYRRFFDESFERLDDYLREIQRKEKP from the coding sequence GTGACGTCCACCCAACTCGACTCGACCTTCGCGGCCTTGGCCGACCCGACGCGGCGCGCGATCCTCGCGCGGCTGACCAGGGGCCAAGCCTCGGTGACCGAGCTGGCGACCCCCTTCAAGCTCAGTATGCCGGCGATCACCAAGCATCTGAAAGTGCTCGAGCGCGCGGGACTGATCTCGCGCGGACGTCAGGCGCAATGGCGACCGTGTCGGCTCGAAGCCAAGCCCATGCGCGAGGCCGCGGACTGGATCGAACACTACCGCCGCTTCTTCGATGAGAGCTTCGAGCGCCTCGATGATTACCTCCGTGAAATTCAACGTAAGGAGAAACCATGA
- a CDS encoding SRPBCC domain-containing protein, producing the protein MMTAVNEIAMSREFDAPRELVYKMWTNPDHVAWWFGPKGFTMTIESMDVHPGGSWKFVMHGPDGSNYDNHIVYSVVEPPSRLCYSHMAPKFDVEIMFEDVNGKTRLTSRMIFDTVETRNRIAEEHGAIRGLEETLARLAEFAGYTAAAAAASGPHMVATRVFDAPRELVFKANTDPEMMMRWWGPHHTKNLSVDIDLRVGGEWHVKQEAFGEIHDFGGKYLEIDPPSRLVMTFVWGGAPEDTVTSYNSYEDAGGKTRLTSRIVFSSLAMRDRMISQGMCGGMMQSNERLDMLLEKVQ; encoded by the coding sequence ATGATGACCGCCGTCAACGAGATCGCGATGTCGCGCGAATTCGACGCGCCGCGTGAGCTCGTTTACAAGATGTGGACCAATCCCGATCACGTTGCGTGGTGGTTCGGTCCCAAAGGCTTCACGATGACGATCGAATCGATGGACGTCCATCCCGGCGGCTCGTGGAAATTTGTAATGCACGGGCCGGACGGAAGCAACTACGACAATCACATCGTCTACAGCGTCGTCGAACCGCCTTCGCGCTTGTGCTACTCACACATGGCGCCAAAATTCGACGTCGAGATCATGTTCGAAGACGTCAATGGAAAGACGCGCCTCACCAGTCGCATGATCTTCGACACTGTTGAGACTCGCAATCGAATCGCCGAGGAACACGGCGCAATCCGGGGTTTGGAAGAGACGCTCGCGCGACTCGCAGAATTCGCCGGATACACGGCAGCGGCGGCAGCCGCCAGCGGACCACATATGGTCGCGACTCGCGTCTTCGATGCACCACGAGAGCTTGTGTTCAAAGCCAATACCGATCCGGAAATGATGATGCGCTGGTGGGGACCACACCACACAAAGAATCTCTCGGTCGACATCGACTTACGCGTTGGCGGTGAGTGGCACGTCAAGCAAGAGGCGTTCGGTGAGATCCACGATTTCGGCGGGAAATATCTCGAGATCGATCCGCCCTCGCGGCTCGTTATGACGTTCGTATGGGGCGGCGCGCCCGAAGATACCGTCACCTCGTATAACTCCTACGAAGACGCAGGCGGCAAGACCCGTTTAACGAGCCGCATCGTTTTCAGCTCGCTCGCGATGCGCGACCGGATGATCTCGCAAGGGATGTGCGGCGGCATGATGCAGAGCAACGAACGACTCGACATGCTTCTGGAAAAGGTGCAATAA
- the rplL gene encoding 50S ribosomal protein L7/L12, which produces MAVAEIINSIDSLTVLELADLVKQLEEKYGVSAAAPVAVVAAAGGVAAAAPEAKTEFDAVLTEVGAEKIKVIKAVREVTSLGLTEAKAFVESAPKPIKTGIPMDEAEKIKAKLEEVGAKVEIK; this is translated from the coding sequence ATGGCAGTAGCCGAAATCATCAATTCAATCGATAGTCTCACCGTTCTCGAGCTTGCGGATCTCGTGAAGCAACTCGAAGAGAAGTATGGCGTGAGCGCAGCCGCACCAGTTGCCGTCGTCGCAGCAGCAGGCGGGGTCGCAGCAGCGGCGCCGGAAGCGAAGACCGAGTTCGATGCAGTGCTGACCGAAGTCGGCGCCGAGAAGATCAAGGTCATCAAAGCGGTTCGCGAAGTCACGAGCCTCGGCCTCACGGAGGCGAAAGCATTCGTTGAGAGCGCGCCCAAGCCGATCAAGACCGGCATTCCGATGGACGAAGCCGAGAAGATCAAGGCCAAGCTCGAGGAAGTCGGCGCGAAAGTCGAGATCAAGTAG
- a CDS encoding YciI-like protein, giving the protein MKYFLLFYEVVDKFAEKREPYRPKHLGLVDDAHKRGELLLAGAYGDPPSGAALLFRANSADEVRAFAEADPYVTSGLVKSWSVHPWHVVIGEGASR; this is encoded by the coding sequence ATGAAGTATTTTCTGCTGTTTTACGAAGTCGTCGACAAATTTGCCGAGAAGCGCGAACCGTACCGGCCCAAACATTTGGGGTTAGTCGATGATGCGCACAAGCGAGGCGAGCTCTTACTGGCGGGAGCTTACGGCGATCCGCCGAGCGGCGCGGCGCTCCTGTTTCGAGCCAACTCGGCGGATGAGGTCCGGGCGTTCGCCGAGGCCGATCCGTACGTAACGAGCGGCCTCGTGAAGAGCTGGAGCGTTCATCCTTGGCATGTGGTGATCGGAGAAGGCGCCTCGCGCTAA